A window of Thermovirga sp. genomic DNA:
ATGCCCGCTTTAAGCGCGTCCCTGGGGCTTTTCCAGTCCACGTGCCGTCCTTCGAAAAGTATTTCGCCTGAATCGGGGGTGTGGATACCCGAAAGGATCTTCACCAGCGTGGACTTCCCGGCGCCGTTCTCGCCGACCAGGGCGTGGATCTCGCCGGCCCTGACGCTGAATGCCACGTCGTCCAGGGCGTGCACACCGGGAAAATATTTATGGATTCCCCTTACGCTGAGCAGTTCTCCCAAAAAAATATCCCCCTTCCCCGTTCATGCGAGGGCGAACCGTGGCATACTGGTAAAAAGGTTTATAATAGACACAGTAAAGTATACCCTTTCGTGCGGTCCGAGAGGGTTGACGGTTAAAAAAAGGAGGTTCCGAGCTTGGCCAGGGCGGTGGTCGTCGGGTCGGTGAACATGGATCTGGTCGTCGAGGCCGGAAGGCTGCCCCGCCCGGGGGAAACGCTTCTGGGCGGGCGTTTCAGCATGGCCGGCGGCGGAAAAGGAGCCAACCAGGCCGTAGGGGCCGCGCGCCTTGGAGCATCGGTCGCCTTGGTGGGGGCCGTGGGGGGCGACAGGTTCGGGGAGATGATGCGATCGGCCCTGGAGGAGGAGGGTATCGAATGCGGCAGTGTAGCCTCGAGGCAGGGCGAAGCCACCGGCGTAGCGCTCATCACCGTCCTACCCGGGGGAGAGAACTCCATCATCGTCGCCCCGGGAGCGAATGCCACCGTCGGCAGCGATGATATCCGCGAGTCTTTGCCGCTGTTCGAGGTGGCCGATGTACTCCTGGTCCAACTGGAACTTCCCGTGGAGACTGCCGTCGAAGCATTGAGGCTGGGTAAGGCCTCGGGCGCGTTGACGGTTTTCGACCCTGCCCCGTACAGGGCATTGCCCGAAGAAACTTGGGGATTCGTGGATATAGCGGTGCCGAACAGGTTGGAACTGGCCGAATTTGCCGGCACGGAGGATCTGGAGGAGGGCGCCAGGAGGCTGCTTCAAAAAGGAGCGGGAGGCGTGGTGGCGACCCTTGGCTCCGAGGGGGCGCTGATCTGCCGCGGGGAGGCAATGGGACGAGTGGAGGCTTTCAGCGTAAAAGCCGTGGACACCACCGGCGCGGGCGACGCCTTCTCGGCCGCTTTGGCCGTTTCTCTCGCCGAGGGGAAGCCTCTTTGCGAGGCGGCCCGATTTGCCTCGGCGGCAGGGGCGCTGGCCTGCACCGTCGTTGGTGCCCAGCCCAGCCTGCCCTTGAGGCGGCAGGTGGAGGAACTCCTGGGGGAGGTCTCCGGAGCCGGCCCGAAATCCTAGGGGAGGTGTAAGGCCGTGAGGAGAGGAGGTTTGCTGCATCCCGGATTGAACCTACATATATCGCTGCTGGGCCATACGGACCGCTTCTGCGTGGCCGACGCGGGTCTGCCGATACCGGAAGGGGTCCCGAGGATCGACCTCGCCCTTGTCCCGGGCAAGCCTTCGTTCGAGGA
This region includes:
- the rbsK gene encoding ribokinase, translated to MARAVVVGSVNMDLVVEAGRLPRPGETLLGGRFSMAGGGKGANQAVGAARLGASVALVGAVGGDRFGEMMRSALEEEGIECGSVASRQGEATGVALITVLPGGENSIIVAPGANATVGSDDIRESLPLFEVADVLLVQLELPVETAVEALRLGKASGALTVFDPAPYRALPEETWGFVDIAVPNRLELAEFAGTEDLEEGARRLLQKGAGGVVATLGSEGALICRGEAMGRVEAFSVKAVDTTGAGDAFSAALAVSLAEGKPLCEAARFASAAGALACTVVGAQPSLPLRRQVEELLGEVSGAGPKS